A part of Bacteroidia bacterium genomic DNA contains:
- a CDS encoding sialidase family protein, which produces MYARWAWFWNPRVDSSGNRNTLNEYLLSIESTGGGVCEENGNWTQLGPTIVNYSHSGIITAVYAPPGQGTTPLVIYAGSNTGGLWKTANGGQTWRCVTDILRMPGLGISSIVGDPGDTATLYIATGKTGSFLYPRYGIGVYKSTNGGDSWSATGLSWSPVWQPVTYKLLLNTSNSAKIYAISEEKFHKSSDGGATWTHVDFFNLFPNWDNYLIDMESIPSQTPGNPDLLFISSASSNDGTKDAQIWVSLDDGASWTEVTPSSNDYQPDAYILATTNDNPGVIYTTFLNYKAGTTAPHPILTSSDYGTTWNLLSSNYLPSGADDRGVRENRPVFEINQENADVMFLGGNYLWKSINGGQSSTKVTAYTPPAGAYSTHADIRALYVYSSSLTPNGNDDVLILGTDGGINRSTSGGNLGTWLNLNAIGTDLTKSLIVTQFFDIANAPQNPNFMGGGTQDNGVIIRNNVWLHKIGGDGGQTIVDWKNTGDMGSPGIIFARSNEAIFKSTNWGVGFSSFVSIEPYNEYEPYPFRQNPINHLELYVARKNKFYKISSSGVSSLLYLFPPPNLGFRNVSTFEVSQSNPNIIYLATDFQNSGVFWKSINGGQTWSTLNCPFLSSTFANAILIDPQNDQRVWMGLSGFQGRVISSQDGGLNWASLPVIEHDLPVNDLVFQEGSGGTAGTLYAATDVGVYRYDLSTYPTGSWQCFNNGLPVCIVTDLEIDYCRGVIHAGTYGRGIWESPLWETGTRTFTQNTTLDTETVTHAGYDIVIEPGVTLTVKGLLNMGIGKKIIVKPNARLIVDGGTLTNRCGEFWKGIEVWGNPTNDQFPLAQPTYQGKVELKNGAILEHARTAISMGQSFPGGVQPSGGLVLASDATFRNNRRSVEFLKFKLNNQSQFTRCTFTVDDDYRGNDDFASHITLWQVKNVQFTACTFQNEQSAKTYSSGKNNGIHSMDATYIVKGICTSVGLPGTSCSESNLSRTVFEGFNRGIQSSGSGTNHTINVSESLFKDNVIGVAVTSLNQVSITRSKFELGENLVSGYDTLRPFEGMYLDVSSDYRIEENEFYESSNPSLFHDVWGVRIIEGGTANNQVYKNSFSGVERGLTSEGLNRNLSNAFNGLQFLCNNHHNMGEYDIDVRIANNTGSNPSDHGIRNYQGDLSLSAGNTFTQTAPVNNPERNFRNQSQWVIGYYHDGGTTEPIHITPVKVSTGLADTANTCPSNLSNGIITPINGVKKGELMNQYSVAELAFANILYNYNQEIDGGSTTALLTELQLDWSQNAWALREELISLSPYLSEEVLRETAEQDALPHAMLLEICLANPEATRSEGFIDFLETGVSNPMPPYMIDMIVASWNTATARAILESGLARFSSEMAFTSNMLLIDLKADTVDQQDSVRYWLRRRGTMADEYALAESFMADNLYDSALSRLSHIANKYPLAESGLQASHDDMVLFVNFRKAIFDTERDIMELTSEEVDQLQAFAESSEGRSAIMAWNILCFGYGRCVDYPPASEEQGGSAKRADPTQNPQDLIRTAYYKLNVFPNPAGEYATFRWDLVHLDNPAQLRIIDSFGRELANQMVATKEGHWLWDTRLIGEGMYFYELKTGNGETLNQGKIVIEK; this is translated from the coding sequence ATGTATGCCCGCTGGGCCTGGTTCTGGAACCCCCGGGTGGACTCCTCCGGCAATCGCAATACCCTGAATGAATACCTTCTCTCCATTGAATCCACTGGAGGCGGGGTCTGCGAGGAAAACGGAAACTGGACACAATTGGGGCCAACGATTGTTAACTACTCGCATTCCGGAATCATAACCGCCGTTTATGCTCCGCCGGGTCAAGGTACAACTCCCTTAGTTATTTATGCAGGATCTAATACTGGGGGATTATGGAAGACGGCGAATGGTGGGCAAACCTGGCGGTGTGTGACGGATATTCTCCGAATGCCCGGTTTAGGGATAAGCTCTATTGTCGGAGATCCCGGAGATACGGCAACCCTTTACATAGCTACCGGAAAAACGGGTTCTTTTTTATACCCTCGATATGGAATTGGTGTATATAAATCTACCAACGGAGGGGATAGTTGGAGTGCCACAGGCCTTTCCTGGTCTCCGGTTTGGCAACCGGTTACTTATAAACTCTTATTAAATACGAGCAATTCTGCCAAAATTTATGCTATTAGTGAAGAAAAATTCCATAAATCCAGCGATGGAGGAGCCACCTGGACTCATGTAGATTTTTTCAATCTATTTCCGAATTGGGATAATTATTTAATTGATATGGAATCTATCCCTTCTCAAACCCCCGGGAATCCCGATTTACTTTTTATTTCCTCCGCTTCCAGTAATGATGGAACTAAAGATGCGCAAATTTGGGTAAGTCTGGATGACGGTGCGAGTTGGACTGAAGTAACTCCTTCATCGAATGACTATCAACCCGATGCGTATATACTGGCAACTACGAATGATAACCCGGGAGTGATCTATACCACATTCTTAAATTACAAAGCAGGCACAACTGCGCCTCATCCTATATTAACTTCTTCGGATTATGGAACAACCTGGAATTTGCTTTCCTCCAACTATTTGCCTTCGGGTGCAGATGATAGGGGTGTTCGCGAAAATCGTCCCGTTTTTGAAATAAATCAGGAGAATGCCGATGTGATGTTTTTGGGGGGTAACTACCTCTGGAAATCCATCAATGGAGGCCAATCTAGCACCAAAGTAACCGCTTACACGCCACCTGCAGGTGCGTATTCCACTCATGCTGACATTCGTGCCCTATATGTCTATTCTTCTAGTCTAACCCCCAATGGAAATGATGATGTGCTGATACTGGGAACCGATGGCGGCATTAATCGAAGCACTTCGGGGGGGAATTTAGGAACCTGGCTCAACTTAAATGCTATCGGAACGGATTTAACTAAATCGCTGATTGTAACGCAGTTTTTTGATATTGCAAATGCACCCCAGAATCCCAATTTTATGGGTGGAGGAACACAGGATAATGGGGTAATTATCAGGAACAATGTTTGGCTTCATAAAATAGGTGGCGATGGTGGGCAGACGATTGTCGATTGGAAAAATACCGGAGATATGGGTTCTCCAGGTATTATCTTCGCCCGGAGTAATGAAGCGATATTTAAGTCGACAAACTGGGGGGTGGGGTTTTCTTCCTTTGTTTCGATAGAACCCTATAATGAATATGAACCCTACCCCTTTCGTCAAAATCCGATAAATCATCTAGAGCTTTATGTGGCAAGAAAAAATAAGTTTTACAAAATTTCTTCCAGTGGTGTTAGTTCACTACTCTATTTATTTCCTCCCCCAAATCTTGGTTTTAGAAATGTTTCGACGTTTGAAGTTTCGCAAAGCAATCCCAACATAATTTATCTTGCAACCGATTTCCAGAACTCCGGTGTGTTCTGGAAATCCATCAACGGGGGCCAGACCTGGAGTACTCTAAATTGTCCTTTTTTATCTTCTACTTTTGCGAATGCGATTCTTATTGACCCCCAAAACGATCAACGTGTATGGATGGGTTTATCCGGATTTCAAGGGCGGGTGATCTCCTCCCAAGATGGAGGACTAAATTGGGCTTCGTTACCTGTCATAGAGCACGACCTCCCGGTCAATGACCTGGTTTTTCAGGAGGGCAGTGGGGGAACGGCAGGAACGCTGTATGCGGCGACAGATGTGGGAGTATATCGGTACGATCTTTCAACCTATCCCACGGGGTCGTGGCAGTGTTTTAATAACGGGCTGCCAGTTTGTATCGTTACCGATCTGGAAATTGACTACTGCCGGGGAGTCATTCACGCCGGAACCTATGGCCGGGGAATCTGGGAGTCTCCGCTGTGGGAAACGGGAACCCGCACGTTTACCCAAAATACCACCCTGGATACAGAAACCGTTACGCATGCCGGGTATGATATTGTGATCGAACCGGGGGTAACACTCACGGTAAAAGGTCTGCTCAATATGGGCATCGGCAAGAAAATCATCGTCAAACCCAACGCCCGACTCATTGTCGATGGTGGCACGCTGACCAATCGCTGCGGCGAATTCTGGAAAGGCATCGAAGTGTGGGGCAACCCGACCAACGACCAGTTTCCGCTGGCACAACCGACCTATCAGGGAAAGGTCGAACTCAAAAACGGCGCGATTCTCGAACATGCCCGAACTGCGATCTCGATGGGGCAGTCCTTTCCCGGGGGTGTGCAACCCAGTGGTGGGCTGGTACTTGCCAGCGATGCCACTTTTCGCAACAACCGGCGTTCGGTAGAGTTTTTGAAATTCAAACTCAACAACCAGAGCCAGTTTACCCGCTGTACCTTCACCGTGGACGACGACTATCGGGGCAATGACGACTTTGCCAGCCATATCACCCTGTGGCAGGTAAAAAATGTGCAGTTTACGGCCTGTACTTTCCAGAACGAGCAAAGTGCGAAAACTTATAGTTCGGGTAAAAATAATGGAATTCACTCGATGGATGCCACCTACATCGTCAAGGGGATTTGTACTTCGGTGGGTCTTCCTGGCACCTCCTGCTCAGAATCCAACCTTTCAAGAACCGTCTTTGAGGGATTTAACCGAGGTATCCAGTCATCCGGAAGTGGTACAAATCATACCATCAATGTTTCGGAAAGCTTGTTTAAGGACAATGTCATTGGCGTAGCAGTTACCAGTTTGAATCAGGTTTCTATTACTCGCTCAAAATTTGAATTAGGTGAAAATCTGGTTTCGGGCTATGATACCCTCAGGCCTTTTGAAGGGATGTATTTAGATGTAAGCTCGGATTACCGTATTGAAGAAAACGAGTTTTATGAATCGTCAAATCCTTCACTTTTCCATGACGTTTGGGGAGTGCGAATTATAGAAGGGGGTACTGCGAATAATCAAGTGTATAAGAACAGTTTCAGTGGAGTAGAGAGAGGGTTAACATCGGAAGGGTTAAATCGAAACCTCAGTAATGCTTTTAACGGATTACAATTCCTCTGCAATAACCATCATAATATGGGGGAGTATGATATTGATGTAAGAATAGCCAACAATACTGGCTCTAATCCCAGTGATCATGGGATTAGAAATTATCAGGGTGATCTATCTTTATCAGCAGGAAACACCTTTACCCAAACCGCCCCTGTCAATAATCCTGAAAGAAATTTCAGGAACCAATCGCAGTGGGTTATTGGCTATTACCATGATGGCGGAACAACCGAGCCTATCCATATTACTCCGGTTAAAGTCAGCACGGGGCTGGCTGACACCGCAAATACCTGCCCTTCTAACCTATCAAACGGTATAATCACGCCCATTAATGGCGTAAAAAAAGGCGAACTGATGAATCAGTATTCTGTAGCGGAATTAGCTTTTGCCAATATTCTTTATAACTACAATCAGGAAATTGACGGCGGCAGCACTACCGCACTATTGACCGAGCTTCAGCTTGATTGGTCTCAGAACGCATGGGCCTTGCGAGAGGAATTGATTTCCCTTTCACCGTATTTGAGCGAAGAGGTGTTGCGGGAAACCGCTGAACAGGACGCACTTCCTCATGCCATGCTTCTGGAAATATGTCTTGCTAATCCGGAGGCCACTCGCAGCGAGGGGTTTATTGATTTTCTGGAAACCGGAGTCTCGAATCCGATGCCTCCCTATATGATAGATATGATTGTGGCAAGTTGGAACACCGCCACGGCTCGCGCCATCTTAGAAAGCGGATTGGCACGGTTTAGCAGTGAGATGGCTTTCACCTCTAATATGTTGCTTATTGATTTAAAGGCAGATACGGTAGATCAGCAGGATTCCGTTCGGTATTGGCTCCGCAGGCGTGGGACAATGGCGGATGAATATGCCTTAGCAGAATCTTTTATGGCGGATAATCTCTATGATTCCGCTTTGAGTCGACTTTCGCATATCGCCAACAAATATCCGCTGGCGGAATCGGGCTTGCAGGCATCTCACGATGATATGGTGTTGTTTGTCAACTTTCGGAAAGCGATTTTCGACACTGAGCGGGATATTATGGAATTAACAAGTGAGGAAGTAGATCAACTACAAGCCTTCGCGGAATCTTCGGAGGGGAGATCAGCCATAATGGCGTGGAATATTTTATGTTTTGGCTATGGCCGGTGTGTGGATTATCCTCCGGCATCCGAAGAGCAAGGAGGTAGTGCTAAAAGAGCCGATCCAACACAGAATCCCCAGGACTTGATTCGTACAGCGTATTACAAGCTCAATGTATTTCCCAATCCCGCCGGTGAGTATGCTACCTTTCGATGGGATTTGGTCCATTTAGACAATCCTGCTCAGTTACGGATTATAGACAGTTTTGGCCGGGAGTTAGCCAATCAAATGGTTGCTACAAAAGAGGGGCATTGGTTATGGGACACGCGTTTGATCGGTGAGGGTATGTATTTTTATGAACTCAAAACAGGCAACGGTGAAACCTTAAACCAGGGGAAAATTGTGATTGAGAAGTAA
- a CDS encoding pyrroloquinoline quinone-dependent dehydrogenase has translation MPPQFKLLFIACILVTACQPENDAYKSWQVYKGDKESTSYSSIDQINRSNVAQLEVAWTYLHDDVPEGMRFGKYECNPIVVDDVLYATSSRSWVYALDACSGQKIWSFDPFAGERGGGMKRGVTYWSDGEDKRILFTADHFLFAVEAQTGKPIPSFGTNGKVNLNENLGVNPDSVWVIPTSPGIIFRDLIIVGSEVSESYDAAPGHIRAYNVRTGEMAWIFHTIPQPGEPGYETWPPDAWKYTGGANNWGGMSLDEKRGTVFAPLGSPTYDFYGANRKGQNLYGNSLVALDAATGKLRWYFQTTHHDLWDYDLPAPPTLLTVRHEGRKVDAVALPTKTGFLFAFDRETGKPLFPVEERAVPPTNVEGEEIWPTQPFPLKPAPYVRQQMTEADIYDFSEEAKAASLRRFRELRVEGIYTPSGPQGTLMVPGSRGGSEWGGFAADPVSGIIYLNANESPEIMTLKPENDDEGSGSPYARGERFYLNACAICHGTDRKGQMPSYPSLTDLEKKLKPEAAAAKIRSGVGRMPAFSHLSKNQEAAIIAYLYDQKGAEKVVIENKNPEKKNGFRNITAYSYFHDPEGFPAISPPWGTLNALDLNTGEYLWKIPLGNYPERQKPGAPETGTENYGGPIVTAGGLIFIGATQDKKFRAFDKNTGEKLWETTLPGGGFASPSTYVCDGKQYVVISVSGTEESPGGAIMAFALGNL, from the coding sequence ATGCCTCCTCAATTTAAATTGCTATTCATCGCTTGTATTTTGGTTACTGCCTGCCAGCCGGAAAATGATGCTTACAAGTCCTGGCAGGTCTATAAAGGCGATAAAGAAAGTACCAGCTATTCCTCCATCGATCAGATCAACCGCTCCAATGTAGCCCAACTCGAAGTCGCCTGGACTTACCTCCACGACGATGTACCCGAAGGTATGCGTTTTGGCAAATATGAGTGTAACCCCATCGTCGTTGACGATGTGCTCTACGCTACGTCTTCCCGTAGCTGGGTCTATGCGCTCGACGCATGCTCCGGACAGAAAATCTGGTCGTTTGACCCCTTTGCCGGTGAGCGCGGCGGCGGCATGAAACGAGGGGTTACTTACTGGTCAGATGGAGAAGACAAACGCATTCTTTTTACTGCCGATCATTTCCTATTCGCAGTAGAAGCTCAAACCGGAAAACCTATTCCCTCTTTTGGCACGAATGGAAAAGTCAATCTCAACGAAAACCTCGGCGTCAATCCCGACTCCGTGTGGGTGATTCCCACTTCTCCGGGCATTATTTTCCGCGACCTGATCATTGTTGGTTCGGAGGTCTCCGAGTCCTACGACGCGGCCCCCGGCCATATTCGCGCCTACAACGTGCGCACCGGTGAAATGGCCTGGATTTTTCACACCATCCCCCAGCCGGGCGAACCCGGCTACGAAACCTGGCCCCCCGATGCCTGGAAATACACCGGCGGCGCCAACAACTGGGGCGGTATGAGCCTCGATGAAAAACGCGGAACCGTATTCGCCCCACTCGGGTCGCCTACCTACGATTTTTACGGAGCCAACCGCAAAGGTCAAAACCTCTACGGCAACAGCCTCGTGGCGCTCGACGCCGCTACGGGCAAACTCCGTTGGTATTTCCAGACCACCCACCACGACCTGTGGGATTACGACCTTCCGGCTCCGCCTACGCTACTTACCGTGAGGCACGAAGGCCGCAAGGTGGATGCAGTAGCCCTGCCCACCAAAACGGGCTTTCTCTTTGCCTTTGACCGCGAGACGGGCAAACCGCTGTTTCCGGTCGAAGAGCGAGCTGTGCCTCCTACGAATGTGGAGGGAGAAGAAATCTGGCCTACTCAGCCTTTTCCGCTGAAACCTGCGCCGTATGTGCGTCAGCAGATGACGGAAGCAGATATTTACGATTTCTCGGAGGAGGCAAAAGCCGCTTCTTTGCGGCGGTTTCGCGAACTGAGGGTTGAAGGCATTTACACCCCTTCCGGTCCGCAGGGTACGTTGATGGTGCCCGGAAGCCGCGGTGGTTCTGAATGGGGTGGATTTGCGGCTGACCCCGTTTCGGGAATCATTTATCTCAACGCCAATGAATCGCCCGAGATCATGACCCTGAAACCGGAGAATGACGATGAGGGATCAGGCAGCCCGTATGCGCGGGGAGAACGATTTTACCTCAACGCCTGTGCAATTTGCCATGGCACAGATCGCAAAGGCCAGATGCCATCCTATCCTTCACTGACTGATCTGGAAAAAAAGCTGAAACCAGAAGCTGCGGCAGCAAAAATCAGGTCAGGTGTGGGGAGAATGCCCGCATTTTCCCACCTCAGCAAAAATCAGGAGGCGGCAATCATTGCTTATTTGTACGACCAGAAAGGCGCGGAAAAAGTAGTGATAGAGAATAAAAATCCGGAGAAAAAAAATGGCTTCCGCAATATTACAGCATACAGCTATTTTCACGATCCGGAGGGATTTCCGGCGATTTCGCCTCCCTGGGGAACGCTGAACGCCCTTGACCTGAACACGGGAGAATATTTGTGGAAAATTCCGCTGGGCAATTATCCTGAAAGGCAAAAACCCGGTGCACCGGAGACCGGAACTGAAAACTATGGCGGCCCGATTGTAACTGCCGGAGGGCTGATTTTTATCGGAGCAACACAGGATAAGAAGTTTCGCGCTTTTGACAAAAATACCGGCGAAAAACTATGGGAAACCACCCTTCCCGGCGGAGGTTTTGCGAGTCCTTCCACCTATGTATGTGATGGGAAACAGTATGTTGTAATCTCCGTAAGTGGAACAGAAGAAAGTCCCGGCGGAGCGATCATGGCATTTGCGCTGGGAAATTTGTAA
- a CDS encoding TlpA disulfide reductase family protein, whose product MKHRHIFLWILWMMGTVFLSAQVTIKGNLTNCDRDTLYFFEMDGISLRAVAAIPLAKQENIYAFQFALSEPPKGFYLFGGGAQQNTRWMILGDEPEIWMRGECPNLSQSLLGNSPDNATYEYAFRASGQLSQDFNRLIGRYRQAMQAKMELTNIEEDMASLDKKRKSLLDSITGVDPFVGKSIALRTYQSYQNNKEGYLDEADYFGRAFFQFCDLSDPDYNRIPGLHDAFQAYASTLGAIGLSHDKQVAYADSHLAAMENGSRARKTAIIGLVAGFRGKNEDALIYYTDRYINEFPGDNPRLAEQLKKETDAARSKMIGALAPDIALPTPEGDTLRISDFRGKVLLVDFWASWCGPCRKENPNVVRMYKQYKNKGFEILGISLDRAKDPWVQAIAKDGLTWHHISDLKFWQSIAAKTYGVGSIPYTVLLDADGRIVAKNLRGAQLEAKVAELLGE is encoded by the coding sequence ATGAAACATAGGCATATATTTCTCTGGATACTGTGGATGATGGGAACGGTTTTTCTTTCGGCACAGGTAACCATTAAAGGAAACCTTACCAATTGCGACCGTGATACCCTGTATTTTTTTGAAATGGATGGTATTTCTCTGAGAGCGGTTGCAGCTATTCCGCTGGCAAAACAGGAAAATATTTATGCCTTTCAGTTTGCGCTTTCGGAGCCTCCCAAAGGATTTTACCTGTTTGGCGGAGGCGCGCAGCAGAATACCCGCTGGATGATACTGGGCGATGAGCCGGAAATCTGGATGCGGGGAGAATGTCCAAATCTCAGCCAGTCTCTGTTGGGAAATTCGCCCGACAACGCGACTTACGAATACGCCTTTCGCGCTTCGGGGCAACTCTCACAGGACTTCAACCGCTTGATTGGGCGTTACCGGCAGGCAATGCAGGCGAAGATGGAACTGACCAATATTGAGGAAGATATGGCCAGTCTGGACAAAAAAAGAAAATCCCTGCTGGATTCTATTACGGGGGTTGATCCATTTGTAGGAAAGTCCATTGCCCTGCGAACGTATCAGAGTTATCAAAACAATAAAGAAGGTTATCTCGACGAAGCTGATTATTTTGGTCGGGCATTTTTTCAGTTTTGCGACCTTTCAGATCCCGACTACAATCGTATTCCCGGCCTTCACGATGCGTTTCAGGCGTATGCTTCCACATTAGGCGCGATAGGTCTTTCGCATGACAAGCAGGTTGCTTATGCAGACAGCCATCTTGCTGCGATGGAAAATGGTTCTCGTGCGCGTAAAACAGCGATCATTGGACTCGTCGCAGGATTTCGGGGAAAAAATGAAGATGCGTTGATTTATTATACCGACCGGTACATCAATGAATTTCCCGGCGACAATCCCCGTCTTGCCGAACAGCTCAAAAAAGAAACAGATGCTGCCCGCAGCAAAATGATCGGAGCCCTTGCACCGGATATTGCACTGCCTACGCCGGAAGGCGATACGTTGCGTATCAGCGATTTTAGGGGAAAAGTGTTGCTTGTGGACTTCTGGGCAAGCTGGTGTGGCCCTTGTCGCAAAGAAAATCCGAATGTGGTCAGGATGTATAAACAGTATAAAAACAAAGGATTCGAAATTCTGGGTATTAGTCTTGACAGAGCAAAAGACCCCTGGGTACAGGCCATTGCAAAGGACGGCCTGACATGGCATCATATCAGCGATCTGAAATTCTGGCAAAGTATTGCTGCAAAAACCTATGGTGTCGGATCAATTCCCTATACCGTATTGCTGGACGCAGATGGGCGCATCGTCGCCAAAAACCTGCGCGGTGCGCAGCTGGAGGCAAAAGTTGCCGAACTTTTGGGCGAATAA
- the proS gene encoding proline--tRNA ligase, which produces MAKGNKLTTRAENYPEWYNELVKKADLAENSEVRGCMVIKPYGYAIWERMQRILDDMFKETGHVNAYFPLFIPKSFLSKEAAHVEGFAKECAVVTHYRLKNDPNGKGIIVDPDAKLEEELIVRPTSETIIWSTYRNWIQSYRDLPLLINQWANVVRWELRTRMFLRTAEFLWQEGHTAHATKEEAEEETLKILGIYRKFAEETLGIPVIRGVKTERERFAGAEDTYTIEGLMQDGKALQCGTSHFLGQNFAKAFDVRFANKENKEDFVWATSWGVSTRLIGALIMTHSDDAGLVLPPVLAPIQVVIVPIYREESEKTRVVEKCYLIAAQLKDKGIRVKVDDDDTKRAGWKFAEWELKGVPVRLALGPRDLDEGKIEVARRDFQTKETIDLSIGFSDYIVNLLDEVQQGIYQKALAFREANTRKVDTWEEFTAALDEDLPGFLYAHWDGTSETEEKIQNETKATIRCIPLGNELEAGTCIYSGKPSKQRVIFAKSY; this is translated from the coding sequence ATGGCTAAAGGTAACAAACTGACCACGCGGGCGGAAAATTATCCCGAATGGTACAATGAACTCGTCAAAAAGGCCGATCTGGCCGAAAATTCAGAGGTGCGCGGCTGTATGGTTATCAAACCTTATGGCTATGCAATCTGGGAAAGGATGCAGCGCATTCTCGATGACATGTTTAAGGAAACCGGGCATGTCAATGCCTACTTCCCGCTGTTTATCCCCAAATCTTTTCTAAGCAAAGAAGCCGCTCACGTGGAGGGTTTTGCCAAAGAATGCGCGGTAGTTACCCACTACCGGCTGAAAAATGATCCCAACGGAAAAGGCATTATCGTAGATCCGGACGCCAAGCTTGAAGAAGAACTGATCGTGCGACCTACTTCTGAAACCATTATCTGGAGTACCTACCGCAACTGGATTCAGTCATACCGGGATCTTCCGCTTCTGATCAACCAGTGGGCAAATGTTGTGCGCTGGGAGCTTCGCACCCGGATGTTTCTCCGTACCGCTGAATTTCTCTGGCAGGAAGGCCATACAGCGCATGCTACCAAAGAAGAGGCGGAAGAGGAGACCCTGAAAATTCTGGGTATATACCGCAAATTTGCCGAAGAAACGCTGGGGATACCTGTAATTCGCGGGGTAAAAACCGAACGTGAGCGCTTTGCCGGTGCCGAAGATACTTATACCATTGAGGGACTGATGCAAGACGGAAAAGCGCTTCAGTGCGGAACCTCCCACTTCCTCGGGCAAAATTTTGCCAAAGCGTTTGATGTGCGGTTTGCCAACAAGGAAAATAAGGAAGATTTTGTCTGGGCAACTTCCTGGGGGGTAAGTACGAGGCTGATCGGTGCGCTGATAATGACTCACTCTGACGACGCTGGCCTTGTACTGCCACCAGTACTTGCGCCTATACAGGTTGTGATTGTGCCTATCTACCGGGAGGAATCGGAAAAAACACGGGTAGTGGAAAAATGCTATCTCATTGCTGCTCAACTCAAAGATAAGGGAATCCGTGTCAAAGTAGATGATGACGATACCAAACGCGCCGGATGGAAGTTTGCGGAATGGGAACTGAAAGGAGTACCTGTGCGTCTTGCACTTGGCCCACGCGATCTTGATGAAGGTAAAATTGAAGTTGCCCGCCGCGATTTTCAGACAAAAGAGACCATTGACTTATCCATAGGTTTCAGCGATTATATTGTGAACCTGCTCGATGAGGTTCAACAGGGAATCTACCAAAAAGCACTCGCATTCCGCGAGGCCAATACCCGTAAAGTAGATACATGGGAGGAGTTTACCGCTGCGCTCGATGAAGATCTGCCGGGTTTCCTCTACGCTCACTGGGATGGTACTTCGGAGACGGAAGAAAAAATTCAAAACGAAACCAAAGCAACCATTCGCTGTATTCCACTTGGCAATGAATTGGAGGCCGGAACCTGCATCTACTCCGGGAAACCTTCAAAACAAAGGGTGATTTTTGCTAAATCTTATTAA